In Rosa rugosa chromosome 4, drRosRugo1.1, whole genome shotgun sequence, the genomic stretch TCTTTCAAAATATATAttggtttattttgttttctgcaCTACTTGATCCACTAATACTGGATCTTGTGTCATTATTCTTAGGCTTTACTGGATGCTTCCAAATGCTTGGAATTACAAGGTGAGGCTCAGAGGTTGTTAATCATATATCAAATAGATATCTGGGTGAGGTTGTCTATAATTTCTTAACTGTCTAGATATCTTTGGCTAACATCCTTTCCAATTAGGGAGAACCGATACTCCTAGTGGTGCAAGAAATAACCCAGCAGAAACCAATCAAGCTGAAAGAGAGGTAGCAATTCTGAAGCTTAAAACTTTTGTCTAGATGCATGGTTTTAGGGATTGACTTCTATGACTCCCAACAGGTTTCTGTTCTTGAAAATGTGTATTGGAAGCAACTTGGAATTATTGCTACTGAGTGGCTCATAATACTTGGATTGCAGATTGCCAaggtttcttctttttttttttttttttttccttttggaaTCTCTCTTAACGTTAATGCATTAAGAAATCAATTGATAGGAAACTTATTTGTTGGCACAGAATTATGTGACAATTTGTTCGGTGGCATATTGGTCATTAGATCTCTTACAGGTACCTTCCAAGGCTTCTTGTAACAAGAAAACTATATCCCTTCTCTTCCTTTTTTAATTTGGCCAGTCTCCTATCGATTAGATTCCGGTGGTTGTTGGACCAAGTTCATATCAGGCAATCAAACTATACCAAGGGCAGAGAGTAGTTGCATCTCAGGGATCAGAAACAGGTGCAAACTGGACAATCTACAAGCTTGTTTTTTATTGTGCCAGTGGAATAGCAGCAGGGATAGTTGCTGGACTGCTTGGTCTTGGTGGAGGTTTTATTATGGGCCCACTCTTTTTGGAGATGGGTATCCCTCCTCAGGTAGCTTAATTAATAACTTTCTTATTTTCAACATTTTATGTGATGATAAGCTggattcaattcaattcaaattcaagTTGAATTAGTTTGGAAGACACATTCAATCAATCTTACTCGATCTTTCTGTTGAGAATACCTGTTGCAGATATATTTTTTGGTAATTAAGAACTATTACATATGTAGGTGTCAAGTGCCACAGCCACCTTTATCATGACATTCTCTTCATCCATGTCAGTGGTAGAATACTACCTCCTGAAACGATTTCCGATTCCCTATGGTAACTTTCCTGGCCTTTTGACCATGTTTCTGGTAGTGCATTGATGAGTAATATAATGTTTTGAATACAACTTTATGTTTTCAGTTGAGTGTTGAGTTCTTTCATTATTCTTCTGTAGCTCTGTACTTTGCTGGTGTGGCTACTGTTTCTGCGATCATCGGGCAACATGTAGGAGAGAAAGTTATTAAAGCATTGGGAAGAGCATCTTTGATCGTCTTCATTCTAGCTTTCACAGCATTTGTGAGTGCACTCTCATTAGGTATGTGTCAATTTTGCAGATGTGGATGAAATTCCTCTCATTTTTTACCTTCATTTCAAGGCCAGGATATGGATGTTAATTTACATATCTTTTGATTCTAAACAGGAGGAGTAGGCATAGCACATTTGGTTACAAAGATTCAGCACAAGGAGTACTTGGGGTTTGAGAATATGTGCGCTCATAAATCCTAATCTTCTTAACTCTTTACAAGCTCTATGACCGCCTCCTTTGCTCCACAGCATCAAAATTCTTCCCGCACTTGATGTACAACTGATATCAAACTTATGACTTATAGGTATTACTTATTAGAAGAATATACTATTCCCAATTAAGTACTAAATTCAAGATCGATCTAGTTTATCATTGGTGTTGTGTGACATTTTCATATTTATTTGACTTGGTAATTCAAATGCGTAAACTTGTAGAGAAATTGAAACAATAGTGCTATTACCTTGTTAAGATTTAGAGCAAGGTGAACATGGAATATCTAAAAAAATCAGgtaaaaaatcaagaaaacttAATTGGATGGAGTAATTTCAAAAAGAGGATTGTACTTCAATTTTTTCAGTTTGGTTAAAAGAGGATTTGTACTTTTAGCAATTTGGTTAAAAGGATTTGTACTTAGAAGAGAGTACATTTAGGTGTTAAGCCACCTAATGAGTGCACCATTTTCTATACAATTCAGACGACCAAAACTTGTGTAATCCTTGAGTGGCTAGGTAGTGTTAAACATGCAAGAGTTCTAAAAAGAGATGCATGCATATGCTAATTTCTAAGAGATACTATTTATCCATCTCCTctttcaaactttttttttttgtgatatatctctctTATGTTCTtaactccattttttttttacttaaaaAAACTGCGATTAACAGAGAGAAGGCATACTGCGATTAACAAATTCATAAACAATATATTCACTATAACATTAAAATTAATTAGATTATTAATTTTTTGGTCGAGAAAACATTAGAATCTCATCCAAAGAGTGGTCAAATTCAATGGCGGACACAGTATAGGCTGAGTAGAAGCCACTAACCTAGTGAGATTTTGGTCAAATTGGAAAATGTATAGTGCGTGTACAGTAGCTTAATTTCATAGTCTAAAAAGCACCACGAGTCACAATCAGAAGCTGTGTTGTTTCTAGGCTTTGGACAtgcttagagcaagttcacctgtTAGGTCACTGGGTCAGAATACtatttactatttttttatttcatatTTATTCCACCCGTTGGGTCTGGTCTGTGGGTCAAGACTAAATAAAATGTTCTTTTAATTTATTTAGTGTAATTGAGAAGtatatgatgtaaataaataataGTGATTAACATTTTGAAAAACTTAACAACACATTCATTAATAGTTTAGGTGAAGAAAAAAATGTTAGGAAGAGAATAGGCTTTGTAACCGTGAAAGAAATATATTGGGTGTGGACCGTAAACCAGATGGTAGAAATTCCATATTTTAATATTCTTACCGTTGCATTAACTTTTTTCAAAGAAATAAATTCTGACTGTTCATTTGAATGAAGAGGAAGCAATCAATGGTGCTGATGTCGTGACACTTGGAAACATTGAATTTGAACACCAATAACCATGCAACATGTGTTTGTCATTCAAGTACTTGGTTCAATTATGTGGGAACAAGACAAAAATACGGTCTCATTCTTCAATTATGTCGCTTcgcgataaaaaaaaaaatatatggctGTCACCCAGGATTGGGCGTGGGCCACACAGCACACTGGCAACCAGCCTCTTTGGGTCACGACCTGGGAGGCTGTTGTTACTTTAACTTGATGGGGTGAAAATTGTTGATTTACTAAGCATGCACTGATTTTCATTTTTGGCTTCATGGCTTAATTTAAGCATTACCTAAAATCCAGAAAATGTCAAAAGGTCCCTTATGCATATAAAGTCCTTTATTTATCTCTAGCAGGTAGAGAAGTTTTCTTGAAATCGGTGGCTATGGCAATTCCTGCTTATCCTATGAGCTGCT encodes the following:
- the LOC133745585 gene encoding sulfite exporter TauE/SafE family protein 3-like, which encodes MAWRRSSNWWNLTLIGKFGIFFLAIALVSVSAKESLEPQSSSSQKYGKEVESNYLIRTEKSHTGGVLRYKHVWPGIRFGWKVVVGTLLGFFGAAFGSVGGIGGGGFYVPMLTLIIGFDQKSSTAVSKCMITAGAVATVLYNLRLRRPTLELPLIDYDLALLFQPMLILGISIGVSLNVVLPEWLITILVIVVLLGTSIKSIFKGVDTWKKETKTKKALLDASKCLELQGRTDTPSGARNNPAETNQAEREVSVLENVYWKQLGIIATEWLIILGLQIAKNYVTICSVAYWSLDLLQIPVVVGPSSYQAIKLYQGQRVVASQGSETGANWTIYKLVFYCASGIAAGIVAGLLGLGGGFIMGPLFLEMGIPPQVSSATATFIMTFSSSMSVVEYYLLKRFPIPYALYFAGVATVSAIIGQHVGEKVIKALGRASLIVFILAFTAFVSALSLGGVGIAHLVTKIQHKEYLGFENMCAHKS